From one Gossypium hirsutum isolate 1008001.06 chromosome D08, Gossypium_hirsutum_v2.1, whole genome shotgun sequence genomic stretch:
- the LOC121220002 gene encoding 3-ketoacyl-CoA synthase 11 — protein sequence MAEPKPENQQPLLRSSTRNLPDFKKSVKLKYVKLGYHYVVTHGMYLFLSPLVVVIAVQLSTFSIQDLHDLWEHLQYNLISVIICSMLLVFLSTLYFLTRPRPVYLVNFSCYKPDKARICTKKMFVDQSQMAGTFTEENLLFQCKILERSGLGESTYLPEAVLNIPPNPSMKEARKEAEAVMYGAIDELLAKTLVNPKDIGILVVNCSLFNPTPSLSAMVINHYKLRGNIQSYNLGGMGCSAGLISIDLAKNLLQVHPNTYTLVISMENITLNWYFGNDRSKLVSNCLFRMGGAAILLSNKSSDRRRSKYQLVHTVRTHKGADDKCFGCVTQEEDSTGQIGVTLSKDLMGVAGDALKTNITTLGPLVLPMSEQLLFFATLVGKKLFKMKIKPYIPDFKLAFEHFCIHAGGRAVLDELEKNLQLSEWHMEPSRMTLYRFGNTSSSSLWYELAYSEAKGRIKKGDRTWQIAFGSGFKCNSAVWKALRTTNPAKEKNPWMDEIHNFPVNVPRVSTI from the coding sequence ATGGCTGAGCCGAAACCGGAAAATCAACAACCATTGCTCCGATCATCGACACGAAACCTACCCGATTTCAAGAAATCGGTTAAGCTAAAATATGTGAAGCTCGGTTACCATTATGTAGTTACTCATGGAATGTACCTATTCCTTTCTCCACTTGTCGTCGTAATCGCCGTGCAACTTTCGACGTTTTCCATCCAAGACCTTCATGATCTTTGGGAACATCTACAGTACAATCTCATTTCAGTTATCATTTGTTCGATGCTTCTCGTTTTCTTATCGACCCTTTACTTTCTAACTCGCCCTCGCCCTGTTTACCTTGTTAATTTCTCTTGCTATAAACCGGATAAGGCTCGGATATGCACGAAAAAGATGTTTGTAGATCAGTCTCAAATGGCTGGTACATTCACGGAGGAGAATCTTTTGTTTCAATGTAAGATCCTCGAAAGGTCGGGGTTAGGGGAATCAACGTATCTTCCGGAGGCTGTCCTTAATATACCGCCTAATCCTTCGATGAAAGAAGCTAGAAAAGAAGCAGAAGCTGTTATGTATGGTGCTATCGATGAGCTTTTGGCTAAAACTTTGGTAAACCCAAAAGATATCGggattttggttgtgaattgcaGCTTGTTTAATCCGACACCATCGTTGTCCGCCATGGTTATTAACCATTACAAGCTTCGAGGTAATATCCAAAGCTATAATTTAGGAGGAATGGGGTGTAGTGCTGGTTTGATTTCGATAGATCTTGCTAAAAATCTTCTTCAAGTTCATCCAAACACGTATACATTGGTTATCAGTATGGAGAACATTACCTTGAACTGGTACTTTGGGAATGATCGTTCGAAGCTCGTTTCGAATTGCTTATTTAGGATGGGTGGGGCTGCAATATTACTCTCAAACAAAAGCTCCGATAGAAGAAGATCAAAATACCAATTGGTTCATACCGTTCGAACCCACAAGGGTGCAGATGATAAGTGCTTCGGGTGTGTTACACAGGAAGAAGACTCGACGGGACAGATCGGTGTTACGTTGTCGAAGGATCTCATGGGGGTTGCTGGTGATGCCTTAAAGACTAACATCACCACATTGGGGCCTCTAGTTCTTCCAATGTCCGAGCAGTTACTTTTCTTCGCTACATTGGTTGGAAAGAAACTTTTCAAAATGAAGATCAAGCCATACATTCCAGATTTCAAGCTAGCTTTCGAGCATTTCTGCATTCACGCCGGTGGAAGAGCCGTTTTAGATGAACTGGAGAAGAATTTGCAGCTGTCTGAATGGCACATGGAACCATCGAGAATGACTCTTTACCGGTTTGGGAACACCTCTAGTAGTTCTCTTTGGTACGAATTGGCTTACTCAGAAGCCAAAGGTCGGATTAAGAAAGGGGACCGAACATGGCAAATTGCATTTGGTTCCGGGTTTAAGTGTAACAGTGCAGTGTGGAAAGCTTTGAGGACGACAAATCCAGCAAAGGAGAAAAACCCATGGATGGATGAGATCCATAACTTCCCGGTTAATGTTCCAAGGGTCTCGACCATCTAA